A part of Paraburkholderia azotifigens genomic DNA contains:
- a CDS encoding response regulator has translation MERVQQPYDRHRSCNRPTLRRPCRAHPPGLALVDIMMPGMDGLELLRAIRADSHTRHIPIILLSARAGEESRVEGLDAGAGDYLVKPFAARELRARVNAHANLADERRRATEELNARFGDLQRANADIRDARRATLNVLEDAVEARSRAEQLYDELREQNKWIIGQREALEAAVNGEALVTSLGILARVATASLGEGTRAAFYLADETGKVLHHIVGMNAEYAAAVDGFAIGPESLACGLATHTGEAVITVDVRDDPRWARWRWLAERFGYRGCWSFPINSSAGAFIGTLALYHPQPHDMTGRNRQLAALLTSTAAIVISRHNEAETRKLAETAFRRSER, from the coding sequence ATTGAACGAGTCCAGCAACCATACGATCGGCACAGGTCGTGTAACCGTCCGACACTCAGGCGCCCGTGTCGCGCGCATCCGCCCGGTCTCGCGCTCGTCGACATCATGATGCCGGGCATGGACGGGCTCGAACTGCTGCGCGCGATACGAGCCGATTCCCACACGCGCCACATTCCGATCATCCTGCTGTCGGCTCGCGCGGGAGAGGAGTCGAGGGTCGAAGGCCTCGACGCGGGCGCCGGCGACTACCTCGTCAAACCGTTCGCAGCGCGCGAACTGCGAGCGCGGGTGAACGCGCATGCGAACCTGGCCGACGAGCGCCGTCGTGCGACGGAGGAGCTCAACGCACGCTTTGGCGACCTGCAGCGCGCGAATGCGGACATTCGCGACGCGCGGCGCGCGACGCTCAACGTGCTGGAAGATGCCGTCGAGGCACGCAGCCGGGCGGAACAGCTATACGACGAACTGCGCGAGCAAAACAAATGGATCATCGGTCAGCGCGAGGCGCTGGAAGCAGCTGTGAACGGCGAAGCGCTCGTGACCTCTCTGGGCATCCTCGCGCGCGTCGCTACCGCTTCTCTGGGGGAAGGCACGCGTGCCGCCTTCTACCTCGCCGACGAGACGGGCAAGGTGCTGCATCACATCGTCGGCATGAACGCCGAATATGCTGCGGCTGTCGACGGCTTCGCGATCGGACCGGAATCGCTGGCGTGCGGCCTGGCTACGCATACGGGCGAGGCCGTCATCACCGTCGACGTGCGCGACGATCCGCGTTGGGCGCGTTGGCGATGGCTCGCCGAGCGCTTCGGCTATCGCGGCTGCTGGAGCTTTCCCATCAACAGTTCGGCGGGGGCGTTCATCGGCACGCTTGCGCTCTATCATCCACAGCCTCACGACATGACGGGACGCAACCGGCAACTCGCCGCATTGCTGACGAGTACCGCGGCCATCGTGATATCCCGTCATAACGAAGCGGAAACCCGCAAGCTCGCAGAGACGGCGTTTCGCCGCAGCGAACGGTAA
- a CDS encoding MFS transporter, whose product MNTTSERPSAPPRIRRAQTIALTLLMVSGIVNYLDRGTLAVANQLIREDLGLSLGQMGLLLSAFSWSYALCQLPVGGLVDRIGPRRLLGAGLIVWSFAQIAGGLVSTFGFFVLARIVLGIGEAPQFPSAARVVSNWFPLKSRGTPTGIFNSASPLGSALAPLCLSVLIVAFNWRWAFVVTGALGLVVAAVWFALYRDPNAQALSREERDYLDAGAERADGPAPKLTFAEWRALFSYGTTWGMLIGFFGSVYLNWVYLTWLPGYLTMERHMSLARTGVAASVPFLCGFVGALLAGWFSDLITKRSSSPVVSRRNAVVVAMLGMVAFTIPAALVQSNTIAIACISVVIFLANAASAASWALATAAAPPSRIASLGAMQNFGGFLGGALAPIVTGFIAQATSFVPALLTAAGIAFVGAMAYLLLVKKPIPEHDTSSAAAGLPV is encoded by the coding sequence GTGAACACAACCTCTGAACGCCCGAGCGCGCCGCCGCGCATCCGACGCGCGCAGACCATCGCGCTTACGCTGCTGATGGTGAGCGGTATCGTCAACTATCTGGACCGCGGCACGCTCGCGGTTGCGAACCAGTTGATCCGCGAAGACCTCGGTCTTTCGCTGGGGCAGATGGGACTGCTGCTGTCGGCGTTCTCGTGGAGCTATGCGCTGTGCCAGTTGCCCGTGGGCGGTCTCGTCGACCGGATCGGGCCGCGCCGCTTGCTGGGCGCGGGGCTCATCGTGTGGTCGTTCGCGCAGATCGCGGGCGGCCTCGTGTCGACGTTCGGCTTCTTCGTGCTTGCGCGTATCGTGCTGGGTATCGGCGAGGCGCCGCAGTTTCCGTCGGCGGCGCGTGTCGTGAGCAACTGGTTTCCGCTGAAGTCGCGCGGCACGCCGACGGGCATCTTCAACTCGGCATCGCCGCTCGGCAGCGCGCTCGCGCCGCTATGCCTGTCGGTGCTGATCGTCGCGTTCAACTGGCGCTGGGCGTTCGTCGTGACGGGCGCGCTCGGTCTCGTGGTCGCCGCCGTGTGGTTCGCGCTGTATCGCGATCCCAACGCGCAGGCGCTGAGCCGCGAAGAGCGCGATTATCTCGACGCAGGTGCCGAACGGGCGGACGGCCCCGCGCCCAAGCTCACGTTCGCGGAATGGCGCGCGTTGTTTTCTTACGGCACGACGTGGGGCATGCTGATCGGCTTCTTCGGTTCCGTGTACCTGAACTGGGTCTATCTGACGTGGCTGCCCGGCTATCTGACGATGGAGCGTCATATGAGCCTCGCGCGCACGGGCGTTGCCGCGTCGGTGCCGTTCCTGTGCGGCTTCGTCGGTGCGCTGCTCGCGGGCTGGTTCTCCGATCTGATCACGAAGCGCAGCAGTTCGCCCGTCGTGAGCCGCCGCAATGCCGTCGTGGTCGCGATGCTCGGCATGGTCGCGTTCACGATTCCCGCCGCGCTCGTGCAGAGCAATACGATCGCAATCGCGTGCATCTCCGTCGTGATCTTTCTGGCGAATGCGGCGTCCGCCGCATCGTGGGCACTGGCGACGGCGGCCGCGCCTCCCAGCCGGATCGCATCGCTGGGCGCGATGCAGAACTTCGGCGGATTCCTGGGCGGTGCGCTCGCGCCGATCGTGACAGGCTTCATCGCTCAGGCGACGTCGTTCGTTCCCGCGCTGCTGACGGCTGCGGGTATCGCGTTCGTCGGCGCGATGGCCTATCTGCTGCTGGTCAAGAAACCCATTCCCGAGCATGACACGTCGAGCGCGGCCGCCGGGCTGCCTGTGTGA
- a CDS encoding PAS domain-containing protein: MSADWRVMWHPEGKALIPDTSEPSHTWLNQYIHPDDRQSVMERIDRAIRNKSVFELEQRVVRADGSPGRVFSRAIPVFDEHGEIAEWIGTATEVKST; the protein is encoded by the coding sequence ATGAGCGCCGACTGGCGTGTGATGTGGCATCCCGAAGGCAAGGCGCTGATCCCCGACACCTCAGAGCCCAGCCATACGTGGCTCAATCAATATATCCATCCCGACGACCGGCAAAGTGTGATGGAGAGGATCGACCGCGCGATACGGAACAAGTCGGTGTTCGAGCTCGAGCAACGCGTCGTTCGCGCCGACGGCTCGCCTGGACGGGTGTTCTCCCGTGCGATCCCGGTGTTCGACGAGCACGGCGAAATCGCCGAGTGGATTGGCACTGCTACCGAAGTCAAATCGACATGA
- a CDS encoding ABC transporter ATP-binding protein, translated as MTHLTLQSITKRFNATHAVDHVDLTVPDGKLVCFLGPSGCGKTTLMRIIAGLETPTSGTVTFAGRDLTHVPANRRDFGMVFQSLALFPHMTVAENVAYPLRLRRVDGSARARRVADLLELIQLPHMADRKVTQLSGGQRQRVAIARAIASSPKLLLLDEPLSALDAKLREAMQVEIRLLQQRLGITTIMVTHDQREAMTMADEIVVMEKGRIAQVGKPLDIYRDPVNEFVADFIGLGNILPVTFRGDMIALPGGQSIAVNAAMRTPDAPGDIRLLIRPEDVCIRHATVPPGQNALPGKVTFVRDVGASIEATIDCDGFTLTAATTPRETPDLRTGMPVFAELPAHACKLIAARTEH; from the coding sequence ATGACTCATCTCACACTTCAGTCCATCACCAAGCGCTTCAACGCCACGCACGCAGTCGACCACGTCGACCTGACCGTGCCGGACGGAAAGCTCGTCTGCTTCCTCGGACCGTCCGGCTGCGGCAAGACGACGTTGATGCGGATCATTGCCGGTCTCGAAACCCCCACGTCGGGCACGGTGACGTTCGCGGGCCGCGATCTGACGCACGTGCCCGCCAACCGCCGCGACTTCGGCATGGTGTTTCAGTCGCTGGCGCTGTTTCCGCACATGACCGTAGCGGAAAACGTGGCTTATCCGCTGCGTCTGCGCCGCGTCGACGGGAGCGCACGGGCGAGGCGTGTGGCCGATCTGCTCGAGCTGATCCAGCTGCCGCACATGGCGGATCGCAAGGTCACGCAACTGTCGGGCGGGCAGCGGCAGCGCGTCGCGATCGCACGGGCGATTGCCTCCTCGCCGAAGCTGCTGCTTCTCGACGAGCCGCTGTCCGCGCTCGACGCGAAGCTGCGCGAAGCGATGCAGGTCGAAATCCGCCTGCTGCAACAGCGCCTCGGCATCACGACGATCATGGTCACGCACGACCAGCGCGAGGCGATGACGATGGCCGACGAAATCGTCGTGATGGAAAAAGGCCGCATCGCGCAAGTCGGCAAGCCGCTCGATATCTACCGTGATCCTGTCAACGAGTTCGTCGCGGACTTCATCGGGCTCGGCAACATCCTTCCCGTCACCTTCCGCGGCGACATGATCGCGCTGCCCGGCGGCCAGTCGATCGCCGTGAACGCGGCGATGCGAACCCCCGATGCGCCGGGCGACATCCGGCTGCTGATCCGCCCCGAGGACGTGTGTATCAGGCACGCGACCGTGCCCCCCGGCCAGAACGCCTTGCCGGGCAAGGTGACCTTCGTGCGGGACGTCGGGGCATCGATCGAGGCCACGATCGACTGCGACGGCTTCACGCTCACGGCGGCCACCACGCCGCGCGAGACGCCCGACCTTCGGACGGGTATGCCCGTGTTCGCGGAATTGCCGGCCCATGCGTGCAAGCTCATTGCGGCGCGCACGGAACATTGA
- the rbsK gene encoding ribokinase translates to MSSSAVAPLIVVVGSANMDLVVHASRLPLRGETLLGERFETVNGGKGANQAVAAARVGGTVAMVGCVGGDAFGASLRDALHRERIDGAHVHTIASQPSGIASITVGRDGANSIVVAPGANACVSTAHVDAAADLIARADMLIGQLEVPLATIAHAINIAARNGTPVLLNPAPAQPLPDTLYRQIDYLLVNETEAALLTGLHVSGVPCARFAADALLGKGVRNVIVTLGAQGAIWAGAQGSGYMAAPVVRVVDTTAAGDTFAGGFAVVRASGASMQQSIAFAQRAAAASVTRAGAQPSIPFLAELEEDSISEV, encoded by the coding sequence ATGAGTTCATCAGCCGTTGCACCCCTGATCGTCGTTGTCGGAAGCGCCAATATGGATCTCGTGGTCCATGCGTCGCGTTTGCCTTTGCGAGGCGAGACGCTGCTCGGCGAGCGCTTCGAGACGGTCAACGGAGGTAAAGGCGCGAATCAGGCTGTCGCCGCGGCACGTGTCGGCGGGACCGTCGCGATGGTCGGCTGCGTCGGCGGCGATGCATTCGGGGCGTCGCTGCGTGACGCGTTGCACCGCGAGCGCATCGACGGTGCTCACGTGCATACGATCGCGAGCCAGCCGAGCGGTATCGCCTCGATTACGGTGGGCCGCGACGGCGCGAACAGCATCGTCGTTGCGCCGGGTGCGAATGCCTGCGTCAGCACCGCGCATGTCGATGCCGCTGCCGACCTGATCGCGCGCGCCGACATGCTGATCGGTCAGCTGGAAGTGCCGCTTGCGACCATCGCGCACGCAATCAACATTGCCGCGCGCAACGGCACGCCTGTCCTGCTCAACCCGGCGCCCGCCCAGCCCTTGCCCGACACGCTGTATCGACAGATCGACTATTTGCTGGTCAACGAAACGGAAGCCGCGCTGCTCACGGGCCTCCATGTGAGCGGTGTGCCGTGCGCCCGCTTCGCTGCCGATGCCTTGCTCGGCAAGGGCGTGCGCAACGTAATCGTCACACTGGGCGCACAAGGCGCGATCTGGGCCGGCGCGCAGGGCAGCGGCTATATGGCGGCGCCCGTCGTGCGCGTCGTCGATACGACGGCGGCGGGCGACACTTTTGCCGGTGGTTTTGCCGTCGTGCGCGCGAGCGGCGCATCGATGCAGCAGTCGATTGCTTTCGCTCAGCGCGCGGCCGCGGCAAGCGTGACGCGCGCCGGTGCGCAGCCGTCCATTCCGTTTCTTGCGGAACTGGAAGAAGACAGCATCAGCGAGGTTTGA
- a CDS encoding ABC transporter permease — translation MITLRPPSAMPGRLSRTTGLLAMIVLFLAALPILTMITMSFGNSDTLEFPPQSFGLHWYRAAWRTFVSPDASDALSMGTALTTSLIVAVATMVIATAVSAPAAYALSRYRFRGKAIIEQLVALPLVYPLVMLGLSLLLVFNLLPGELGMLRLVVAHVILALPFTVKNCAASVASIGPEFEEAACLMGASPWRAVIDVVLPLMRPGILAGMLFAFIISFNEFTVTFFLYTINTMTLPVWLYSRTVSSLDPTVFSFAVFIVLVDFALIWLLERLVGDEGVAL, via the coding sequence ATGATTACCCTGCGCCCCCCGTCGGCCATGCCGGGCCGCCTGAGCCGCACGACGGGTCTGCTCGCGATGATCGTGCTGTTTCTCGCCGCGCTGCCGATCCTGACGATGATCACCATGTCGTTCGGCAATTCGGACACGCTCGAATTCCCGCCGCAGAGCTTCGGCTTGCACTGGTATCGCGCCGCGTGGCGCACGTTCGTGTCGCCGGACGCGAGCGACGCGCTATCGATGGGCACGGCGTTGACGACGAGCCTCATAGTCGCCGTAGCGACGATGGTGATCGCCACCGCCGTGTCGGCGCCTGCCGCCTATGCGCTGTCGCGCTACCGGTTCCGCGGCAAGGCCATCATCGAACAGCTCGTCGCGCTGCCGCTGGTGTATCCGCTCGTGATGCTCGGTCTGTCGCTGCTGCTGGTGTTCAACCTGCTTCCCGGGGAGCTCGGCATGCTTCGCCTCGTGGTCGCGCATGTGATTCTGGCGTTGCCGTTCACGGTGAAGAACTGCGCGGCATCGGTTGCCTCGATCGGTCCCGAGTTCGAGGAAGCAGCCTGCCTGATGGGCGCGAGCCCCTGGCGCGCGGTCATCGATGTGGTGTTGCCGTTGATGCGGCCGGGCATCCTCGCCGGCATGCTGTTCGCGTTCATCATCTCATTCAACGAATTCACGGTGACGTTCTTTCTTTACACCATCAATACGATGACGCTGCCCGTCTGGCTCTACAGCCGCACGGTGTCGTCACTCGACCCGACCGTGTTCTCGTTTGCCGTTTTCATCGTGCTGGTTGACTTCGCCTTGATCTGGCTGCTCGAAAGGCTGGTCGGCGATGAAGGCGTCGCACTGTAA
- a CDS encoding putative bifunctional diguanylate cyclase/phosphodiesterase translates to MDAVGTHIQAAPTLSRHVARTAAIAVAAALVVCLAVSATIGASFSRGEDDQRLRSALAVTSELETLLTLHAAANTDFLEGVGVAGYSSRGWPIRRAAAVAGTYDRLEHDLAGGADALKKLRQLRRLSTAWPQELDTAARNLALANAGDIVQPMLLQHANKTLSSIMTLISDLRSEEREQIADMQFRAQGQLVRQRISLAVASAAGALLLLFALFTRQRASLTKIRSQIVAGEAQRRFREYFEQHPVSMLIFDVHSYEILTANAAAQRQYGATLEQLRTLPADQLRPAADVEEFRRDIQAHLESGTRGGAAGVRRHRRADGEIFYVDVTYHLLDFAGHEACFVTAHDVTAHEQAKESLRVRSRALDASKNAVIISGKIDGNSTITYVNAAFERITGRSAQEAIGAELWNLIGCDISTPDARSMRMAMRAESEGASLLQCRRRDGSVYWIDLHVAPVLDGQDRPTHFVTVFSDVSERVLYQEQLRTQAHEDALTRLPNRLGLKATLTGMIERAVSEGNRLALVFLDLDNFKEVNDTLGHTAGDQVLCEVARRLSGAVSRQELVVRYAGDEFVAALYGRGDVDSFMAAATAMKEALTHGLTVGNRLIVPQASVGVAVFPDHSRDPDTLLKYADAAMYRAKSAGPNSILLFNHEIAVQDNRRATLAQALRHAVASDAFSLAYQPRVNPATGTPSGFEALVRWQDPEHGDVSPSVFVPIAEETGLIVQIGQWVLEHACRQTKAWASQHPDIVVSVNVSPVQFERSDLPAMIAATLERTAVSARNIELEITEGVLMAPGSLVTLRALREMGLSIAIDDFGTGYSSLGYIRSFLADRLKLDMSFVRGIGRSHADEVIVKAVLAMGRTLGMRVVAEGVETPVQLEFLLSNGCDEVQGYWFARPMNAAAAHAYLLHGTAQESTRVT, encoded by the coding sequence ATGGACGCAGTAGGAACTCATATTCAAGCGGCGCCGACGCTGAGCCGGCATGTCGCCAGGACGGCGGCCATCGCGGTGGCCGCCGCGCTCGTCGTTTGCCTCGCCGTCAGCGCAACGATCGGCGCAAGCTTTTCGCGAGGCGAGGATGACCAGAGGCTTCGTAGCGCACTCGCAGTGACCTCGGAACTCGAAACCCTGCTCACGCTTCACGCCGCAGCGAACACCGACTTCCTGGAGGGCGTCGGCGTAGCGGGATACAGTTCCCGAGGATGGCCGATCAGGCGCGCCGCCGCCGTCGCGGGCACGTACGACCGGCTGGAGCACGACCTTGCGGGAGGCGCGGACGCGCTGAAGAAGCTGCGCCAGTTGCGTCGGCTGAGCACGGCATGGCCGCAGGAACTCGATACCGCCGCGCGCAATCTCGCGCTTGCCAATGCGGGTGACATCGTCCAGCCGATGCTCCTCCAGCACGCAAACAAAACGCTCAGTTCCATCATGACGCTCATCTCGGACCTGAGGAGCGAGGAGCGCGAACAGATCGCGGATATGCAGTTTCGCGCGCAGGGGCAACTGGTCCGGCAACGAATTTCGCTGGCCGTCGCATCGGCGGCAGGCGCGCTGCTGTTGCTGTTCGCGCTATTCACCCGTCAGCGCGCCTCGCTCACAAAGATCAGGTCGCAAATCGTGGCCGGCGAGGCGCAACGGCGCTTTCGCGAATACTTCGAACAGCATCCTGTCTCGATGCTGATTTTCGATGTGCACTCGTATGAAATCCTGACCGCCAACGCGGCCGCCCAGCGTCAATACGGCGCCACGCTGGAGCAACTGCGCACGCTGCCCGCCGATCAGCTCCGTCCGGCCGCCGACGTCGAAGAATTTCGCCGCGATATTCAAGCGCATCTCGAGTCGGGCACTCGAGGCGGCGCGGCTGGCGTTCGCCGGCACCGCCGCGCCGATGGCGAGATCTTCTATGTGGACGTCACGTATCACCTGCTCGATTTTGCTGGACACGAAGCATGCTTCGTCACGGCCCATGACGTCACCGCACACGAACAGGCAAAGGAAAGCCTGCGCGTCCGCAGCCGGGCGCTCGATGCTTCAAAGAACGCCGTGATCATCTCGGGCAAGATCGACGGCAACAGCACGATCACGTATGTCAACGCGGCCTTCGAACGCATCACGGGACGTTCCGCGCAGGAGGCGATCGGCGCGGAACTGTGGAACCTGATCGGCTGCGATATTTCCACGCCCGATGCGCGCTCGATGCGCATGGCCATGCGCGCGGAATCCGAAGGTGCGAGCCTGCTCCAATGCCGCAGGCGCGACGGTTCCGTCTACTGGATCGATTTGCATGTCGCGCCCGTTCTCGACGGACAGGATCGTCCGACGCACTTCGTGACCGTGTTCAGCGACGTATCCGAACGCGTTCTCTATCAGGAACAACTGCGCACGCAGGCACACGAGGACGCGCTGACGCGTCTGCCGAACCGGCTGGGTTTGAAGGCGACGCTCACGGGCATGATCGAGCGCGCCGTCTCCGAAGGCAACAGGCTGGCCCTCGTCTTTCTCGACCTCGACAACTTCAAGGAAGTCAACGATACGCTCGGACACACGGCCGGCGATCAGGTGTTGTGCGAAGTGGCGCGGCGTCTGTCGGGAGCCGTATCGCGCCAGGAACTCGTCGTCCGCTATGCGGGCGACGAGTTCGTCGCAGCGCTGTACGGACGGGGCGACGTCGATAGCTTCATGGCTGCAGCAACAGCGATGAAAGAGGCCCTGACGCACGGGCTCACCGTCGGAAACCGGCTGATCGTGCCTCAGGCAAGCGTCGGCGTCGCGGTCTTCCCCGATCACTCCAGAGACCCCGATACGCTGCTCAAGTACGCCGACGCCGCGATGTACCGCGCAAAATCGGCGGGACCGAACAGCATTCTGTTGTTCAACCATGAAATCGCCGTACAGGACAACCGGCGCGCAACGCTGGCGCAGGCACTGAGACACGCCGTGGCCTCCGACGCCTTCTCGCTCGCCTACCAGCCGCGCGTCAATCCCGCGACGGGCACGCCGAGCGGCTTCGAAGCGCTCGTGCGCTGGCAGGACCCGGAACACGGGGACGTCAGTCCGTCGGTGTTCGTTCCCATCGCCGAGGAAACGGGTCTCATCGTTCAGATCGGCCAGTGGGTGCTCGAGCACGCCTGCCGCCAGACGAAGGCATGGGCGAGCCAGCATCCCGACATCGTGGTCTCCGTGAACGTATCGCCCGTGCAATTCGAACGCTCCGACCTGCCCGCCATGATCGCCGCTACGCTGGAGCGCACAGCTGTCAGCGCACGCAATATCGAACTGGAGATCACCGAAGGGGTGCTGATGGCGCCCGGGTCGCTGGTGACCTTGCGCGCGCTGCGAGAGATGGGCCTGTCGATCGCAATCGACGACTTCGGTACGGGCTATTCGAGCCTCGGGTATATCCGGAGTTTCCTTGCGGATCGGCTCAAGCTGGACATGTCGTTTGTTCGCGGCATCGGACGCTCGCACGCGGACGAAGTCATCGTCAAGGCCGTGCTGGCGATGGGCCGCACGCTCGGTATGCGCGTCGTCGCCGAAGGCGTCGAAACACCCGTGCAACTCGAATTCCTGCTCAGCAACGGATGTGACGAAGTGCAAGGTTACTGGTTCGCTCGCCCGATGAATGCAGCAGCAGCGCACGCGTATCTGCTGCACGGCACAGCGCAGGAATCGACACGCGTCACGTAA
- a CDS encoding LacI family DNA-binding transcriptional regulator, with translation MSSSHEPATPDMPAARTRRNSGRAVLGDVARLAGVSTATVSRVYNEPDKVSPSVRERVLQAATTLNWIPNAAGRALASTRTHIAGAIIPTLDDQVFASQVAGMQAIFASRGITLFLGCSNYDPAQALTQVRAMLARGVEVIAIVGEAHPPELFDALRQARVPYTITYAYREGSPHHCIGFDNCAAYIEIAEHLIGLGHRTFAAIIQPVRDNDRVQARVTGIREALARHGIAVRPSHMHEGPATIAFGRESLRAIWQGADERPTAIICGNDQLAIGVLLEAAELGIKVPQQLSVTGFDDVAIAQQIHPSLTTVRVDTAEIGRRAAQYLLDVLDGKENTESGVVQPVLMIRESTARASKAD, from the coding sequence ATGAGCAGTTCACACGAGCCCGCGACACCCGATATGCCCGCCGCGCGCACGCGCCGCAACAGCGGACGTGCCGTGCTTGGCGATGTGGCGCGGCTCGCGGGCGTGTCGACAGCCACGGTATCGCGGGTCTACAACGAGCCGGACAAGGTCTCTCCGAGTGTGCGCGAACGCGTGCTGCAGGCGGCGACCACACTCAACTGGATTCCGAACGCGGCGGGCCGCGCGCTCGCATCGACGCGCACCCACATCGCCGGCGCAATCATTCCGACACTCGACGATCAGGTGTTCGCGTCGCAAGTCGCCGGCATGCAGGCGATATTCGCCAGCCGTGGCATCACGCTGTTTCTCGGCTGTTCGAACTACGATCCGGCGCAGGCATTGACCCAGGTGCGGGCGATGCTCGCGCGCGGCGTCGAGGTGATTGCGATCGTCGGCGAAGCGCATCCGCCTGAACTCTTCGACGCGCTCAGACAAGCGCGCGTGCCATACACGATTACCTACGCGTATCGCGAAGGCAGTCCGCATCACTGCATCGGCTTCGACAATTGCGCGGCGTATATCGAGATCGCCGAGCACCTGATCGGCCTGGGACATCGCACGTTTGCCGCCATCATTCAACCCGTGCGTGACAACGACCGCGTTCAGGCGCGTGTGACGGGTATCCGGGAAGCGTTGGCACGGCATGGCATTGCGGTGCGCCCGTCACATATGCATGAAGGGCCGGCGACGATTGCATTCGGGCGCGAAAGCTTGCGTGCAATCTGGCAGGGAGCGGACGAGCGCCCGACTGCGATTATTTGCGGCAACGATCAACTGGCGATTGGCGTGCTTCTGGAAGCGGCGGAGCTGGGGATCAAGGTGCCGCAGCAACTATCGGTAACGGGTTTCGACGATGTCGCCATCGCACAGCAGATTCATCCTTCGCTCACGACGGTGCGCGTCGACACTGCGGAAATCGGCCGGCGCGCGGCGCAGTATCTGCTCGATGTGCTCGATGGGAAAGAAAACACGGAGTCCGGCGTCGTGCAACCCGTGCTGATGATCAGGGAATCGACGGCGCGGGCAAGCAAGGCGGATTGA
- a CDS encoding dihydrodipicolinate synthase family protein translates to MNEKAKTKTNGPVEGIVPVMLTPFHDDGTIDYAGLERLIEWYLAKGSDALFAVAQSSEMQFLSLAERGALARFVVEKVAGRVPVVASGHISDDLDAQAEELCVAADSGAQGVVLVTNHLDPKREGSQTFLASLNRLLSKLPSDIPLGLYECPAPYRRLLTDDELKACIDTGRFVMLKDVSCDLATVKRRVALAQGSPLKILNANAAIAWDAMKAGSAGFNGVFTNFHPDLYQWLRSRSAEDSVLAEELSTFLVVAAVSEVLGYPALAKMYHQRIGTFDSIRCRVIDYDVRERFWALDAVLDKIVAGTERFRERIAAL, encoded by the coding sequence ATGAACGAGAAAGCGAAAACGAAAACGAATGGCCCGGTCGAGGGCATCGTGCCCGTGATGCTGACGCCGTTCCATGACGACGGAACGATCGACTACGCGGGTCTCGAAAGGCTGATCGAGTGGTATCTGGCGAAAGGCTCGGATGCGCTTTTCGCGGTCGCGCAGTCGAGCGAGATGCAGTTTCTGAGTCTCGCCGAGCGCGGCGCGCTGGCGCGCTTCGTCGTCGAGAAAGTGGCGGGGCGAGTGCCCGTCGTCGCATCCGGTCATATCAGCGACGATCTCGATGCGCAGGCCGAAGAGCTGTGCGTTGCGGCGGATTCGGGTGCGCAGGGCGTCGTGCTGGTGACGAATCACCTCGACCCGAAACGCGAAGGTTCGCAGACGTTTCTCGCGAGCTTGAACCGGCTCTTGTCGAAACTGCCGTCGGACATACCGCTGGGCTTGTATGAATGTCCCGCGCCGTATCGACGTCTGCTCACGGATGACGAACTGAAGGCCTGTATCGATACCGGCCGCTTCGTGATGCTCAAGGACGTGAGCTGCGATCTCGCGACCGTGAAGCGTCGCGTCGCGCTGGCGCAAGGCTCGCCGCTGAAAATTCTCAACGCGAACGCGGCGATCGCGTGGGATGCGATGAAAGCGGGCTCGGCCGGCTTCAACGGTGTGTTCACGAACTTCCACCCCGATCTGTATCAATGGCTGCGCAGCCGGAGCGCTGAAGATTCCGTGCTGGCCGAAGAACTGTCGACGTTCCTCGTCGTCGCGGCCGTGTCCGAAGTGCTCGGTTATCCGGCGCTCGCGAAGATGTACCACCAGCGTATCGGCACATTCGATTCGATCCGCTGCCGTGTGATCGACTATGACGTGCGGGAGCGGTTCTGGGCGCTCGATGCCGTGCTGGACAAGATCGTCGCGGGAACCGAGCGTTTCCGGGAGCGCATCGCGGCGCTCTGA